One Microbacterium keratanolyticum DNA window includes the following coding sequences:
- the rsmA gene encoding 16S rRNA (adenine(1518)-N(6)/adenine(1519)-N(6))-dimethyltransferase RsmA, which produces MTVTLLGATEIRRLAAELDVTPTKKLGQNFVVDANTVRKIVHAAAVQPGERVVEVGPGLGSLTLAILEAGASVTAVEIDHRLAARLPQTAAEHGVPEGALTVVDADALRVTELPGEPTLLVANLPYNVSVPVLLHFLENFTYLQRGVVMVQAEVAERLAAKPHSKIYGTPSVKAAWYGEWKLCGTVSRQVFWPVPNVDSLLVGFDRAADVRGSEEERVATFAIVDAAFNQRRKMLRQALSGLFGGSSAASEILTRAGVAPTARGEDLTVDDYHRIALAAASLDE; this is translated from the coding sequence ATGACCGTGACCCTGCTCGGCGCCACCGAGATCCGCCGTCTTGCCGCTGAGCTCGATGTGACCCCGACCAAGAAGCTCGGCCAGAACTTCGTCGTCGACGCCAACACGGTGCGCAAGATCGTGCACGCCGCCGCCGTGCAGCCGGGAGAGCGAGTGGTCGAGGTCGGCCCAGGGCTCGGGTCGCTGACCCTCGCGATCCTCGAAGCCGGGGCATCCGTCACCGCTGTCGAGATCGACCATCGTCTGGCTGCGCGTCTGCCGCAGACCGCCGCGGAGCACGGTGTGCCAGAGGGGGCTCTGACCGTGGTGGATGCCGATGCCCTGCGCGTGACAGAGCTGCCGGGCGAGCCGACGTTGCTCGTCGCGAACCTTCCGTACAACGTGTCGGTGCCGGTTCTCCTGCACTTCCTCGAGAACTTCACCTACCTCCAGCGAGGTGTCGTCATGGTGCAGGCCGAGGTCGCTGAGCGCCTCGCCGCGAAGCCGCACTCCAAGATCTACGGCACCCCCAGCGTGAAGGCCGCCTGGTACGGCGAGTGGAAGCTCTGCGGCACGGTCTCGCGCCAGGTCTTCTGGCCGGTGCCGAACGTCGACAGTCTGCTCGTCGGGTTCGATCGGGCCGCTGACGTGCGCGGTTCCGAGGAGGAGCGCGTGGCGACGTTCGCAATCGTCGACGCCGCATTCAACCAGCGCCGCAAGATGCTGCGCCAGGCGCTGTCTGGCCTGTTCGGCGGTTCGTCCGCGGCATCCGAGATCCTCACCAGGGCCGGCGTCGCTCCGACCGCGCGCGGCGAAGATCTCACGGTCGACGACTACCACCGCATCGCCCTCGCGGCCGCTAGCCTGGACGAGTGA
- a CDS encoding ABC-F family ATP-binding cassette domain-containing protein, which translates to MAHLLGAEGLHLEYPTKVVFDAITVGVEEGDRIGIVGRNGDGKSSLLAMLAGRKEPDGGRVTVRSGITIGVLDQADTLDDSLTVGTAVVGDLEEYEWAGDARIRDIIGGLLDGLDWNAPVTALSGGQRRRVALAKLLTGDWDIIALDEPTNHLDVEAVTWLAGHLKKRWSPNAGALLVVTHDRWFLDEICTETWEVHDRIVEPFEGGYAAYILQRVERDRMAAATEAKRQNLARKELAWLRRGAPARTAKPKFRIDAANALIADVPEIRDPVSLQSLAVSRLGKDVVDILDVSVTYPATDTSPEREVLRDVEWRIAPGERTGILGVNGAGKSTLLGLVSGTVQPTTGRVKHGKTVKVRTLTQQLDELVEFWNDPVRVVISGLRTSYTMGTGSKAQDLTPGQLLERLGFSSAQLSTPVKDLSGGQQRRLQLLLVLLDQPNVLILDEPTNDMDTDMLAAIEDLLDTWPGTLLVVSHDRYFLERVTDQQYAVMGGRLRHLPGGVDEYLRLRQHEMDAPAPTPAKTSAPTTLRLEGAELRAAQKEISALERRIQKLTQQIDAAKHALVEHDQSDYTGLGEKMTKIGALEAEVEESELRWFELTEQIG; encoded by the coding sequence ATGGCACATCTTCTCGGGGCCGAGGGCCTCCACCTTGAGTACCCCACAAAAGTCGTCTTCGATGCGATCACGGTCGGCGTCGAAGAGGGTGACCGCATCGGCATCGTCGGACGCAACGGCGATGGAAAGTCGAGCCTGCTGGCGATGCTCGCAGGCCGCAAGGAGCCCGACGGCGGTCGCGTCACGGTGCGCAGCGGCATCACGATCGGCGTGCTCGACCAGGCGGACACTCTCGATGATTCGCTGACGGTCGGCACCGCCGTGGTGGGCGATCTCGAGGAGTACGAGTGGGCAGGGGATGCTCGCATCCGCGACATCATCGGCGGCCTGCTCGACGGTCTCGACTGGAATGCGCCCGTCACCGCGCTCAGCGGCGGGCAGCGTCGACGCGTCGCGCTCGCCAAGCTGCTTACGGGGGACTGGGACATCATCGCCCTCGATGAGCCCACGAACCACCTCGATGTCGAAGCGGTCACCTGGCTGGCCGGACACCTCAAGAAGCGCTGGTCGCCGAACGCGGGGGCGCTCCTGGTCGTCACCCACGACCGGTGGTTCCTTGACGAGATCTGCACCGAGACGTGGGAGGTTCACGATCGCATCGTCGAGCCCTTCGAAGGCGGCTACGCGGCGTACATCCTGCAGCGCGTCGAGCGAGACCGCATGGCAGCCGCGACTGAAGCGAAGCGTCAGAACCTGGCGCGCAAGGAGCTCGCCTGGCTGCGTCGAGGCGCACCCGCCCGTACGGCGAAGCCGAAGTTCCGCATCGATGCGGCGAACGCGCTGATCGCAGATGTTCCGGAGATCCGCGATCCTGTGTCGTTGCAGTCGCTGGCGGTGTCGCGCCTGGGCAAGGATGTCGTCGACATTCTTGATGTGAGCGTCACCTACCCCGCCACCGACACGTCGCCGGAGCGAGAGGTGCTGCGCGACGTGGAATGGCGCATCGCGCCGGGTGAGCGCACGGGCATCCTCGGCGTCAACGGCGCAGGAAAGTCGACCCTTCTCGGCCTCGTCTCGGGCACGGTGCAGCCGACCACGGGGCGGGTGAAGCACGGCAAGACGGTGAAGGTGCGCACGCTCACTCAGCAGCTGGACGAGCTGGTCGAGTTCTGGAACGATCCCGTCCGGGTGGTGATCTCCGGCCTGCGCACCTCGTACACGATGGGCACGGGGTCGAAGGCGCAGGACCTGACGCCTGGCCAGCTGCTGGAGCGGCTCGGGTTCTCGTCCGCGCAGCTCTCGACGCCGGTGAAGGACCTGTCGGGTGGGCAGCAGCGCCGCCTGCAGCTTCTGCTCGTCCTGCTCGACCAGCCCAACGTGCTGATCCTCGACGAGCCGACGAACGACATGGACACCGACATGCTCGCGGCGATCGAGGACCTTCTGGACACGTGGCCGGGCACCCTCCTCGTCGTCAGCCACGACCGGTACTTCCTGGAGCGGGTCACCGACCAGCAGTACGCCGTCATGGGCGGGCGTCTTCGCCACCTGCCCGGGGGCGTCGATGAGTATCTGCGGCTTCGCCAGCATGAGATGGATGCTCCCGCGCCGACTCCCGCGAAGACGAGTGCTCCCACGACTCTCCGGCTGGAGGGGGCAGAGCTGCGGGCAGCGCAGAAGGAGATCTCGGCGCTGGAGCGACGGATCCAGAAGCTCACGCAGCAGATCGACGCCGCGAAGCACGCCCTCGTCGAACACGATCAGTCCGACTACACGGGCCTCGGCGAGAAGATGACGAAGATCGGCGCGCTCGAGGCTGAGGTCGAAGAGAGTGAGCTGCGCTGGTTCGA
- the mgrA gene encoding L-glyceraldehyde 3-phosphate reductase yields MTAPRFKPHVPEIHRPYSAAADRYQRFEYRQVGASGLYLPPISLGLWWNFGDNIPLDNQRALLRHAFDIGITHFDLANNYGPPYGSAEKNFGRIFAEDLRPYRDELIISSKAGWDMWPGPYGDLGSRKYILASAEQSLTRMGLDYVDIFYSHRVDPVAPIEETIGALDTLVRQGKALYVGISSYSAERSAEAAKVARELGTPLVIHQPSYSMLNRWVEDGLTDQLRGDGMGAIAFTPLAQGLLTGKYLGDGTAQRAQKRGSLPDAPVSEEGLAILRQLNDIAASRGQSLAQLAIQWVLRDPVVASALIGASRVEQLDENVAAVTAAPLTAEEIAQIDAIAGSIDVNLWAVSSDL; encoded by the coding sequence GTGACCGCACCCCGCTTCAAGCCCCACGTCCCCGAGATCCACCGGCCGTACTCGGCTGCTGCGGATCGCTACCAGCGCTTCGAGTATCGCCAGGTCGGAGCATCCGGACTCTACCTGCCGCCGATCTCGCTCGGACTCTGGTGGAACTTCGGCGACAACATCCCGCTCGACAACCAGCGGGCACTGCTGCGGCACGCCTTCGACATCGGCATCACGCACTTCGATCTGGCGAACAACTACGGCCCGCCCTACGGCTCGGCCGAGAAGAACTTTGGGCGGATCTTCGCGGAAGATCTGCGTCCCTACCGTGACGAGCTCATCATCTCGTCGAAGGCGGGATGGGACATGTGGCCGGGGCCGTACGGAGACCTCGGGTCGCGCAAGTACATCCTGGCGAGCGCGGAGCAGTCCCTGACGCGCATGGGGCTCGACTACGTCGACATCTTCTACTCGCACCGTGTCGACCCGGTCGCCCCCATCGAAGAGACGATCGGCGCACTCGACACCCTCGTGCGGCAGGGCAAGGCCCTTTACGTGGGCATCTCGTCATATAGCGCGGAGCGCTCGGCTGAGGCAGCGAAGGTCGCCCGCGAGCTGGGCACGCCCCTCGTGATCCACCAGCCCTCGTACTCGATGCTCAACCGCTGGGTCGAAGACGGCCTCACGGATCAGCTGCGCGGCGACGGGATGGGAGCCATCGCCTTCACTCCGCTCGCACAGGGCCTGCTCACCGGCAAGTACCTGGGCGACGGCACAGCACAGCGCGCGCAGAAGCGCGGTTCGCTGCCGGATGCTCCGGTGTCGGAGGAGGGTCTGGCGATCCTGCGTCAACTCAATGACATCGCCGCCTCCCGCGGCCAGTCCCTCGCACAGCTCGCCATCCAGTGGGTGCTGCGTGACCCGGTGGTTGCCTCGGCGCTGATCGGCGCATCGCGGGTCGAGCAGCTGGATGAGAACGTCGCCGCCGTCACCGCGGCGCCGCTGACGGCAGAAGAGATCGCCCAGATCGACGCGATCGCCGGTTCCATCGACGTCAACCTCTGGGCGGTGTCATCGGACCTGTGA
- a CDS encoding MFS transporter, whose amino-acid sequence MGRDFRWLLASSWTSNVGDGVALAAAPLLIASITSSPILVASGAILQFLPWLLFGLHAGAIADRFDRRRLVMFANAARAVVLAALCVFLVTGTSNIGIVLAVAFLYGTAEVFVDTAGSTLLPMIVQPADLGTGNARLQAGYLVANQFAGPPLGAFLFAAGTAWPFLLEIVCVSLAVVLISRMARTPVPSRGETGERTAVHTDIAEGIRWLWRNPPVRMLVIIILAFNITWAAPWGVLVLYATEHLDLGAVGYGMLTTASAAGGLLATFSFGWLERHISFAALMRIVLTMEVLMHLAFALTSIGWVALVIMFFFGAYAFVWGTISTTVRQRLVPAELQGRVASVNMVGVFGGMVIGQALGGVIAETWGLTAPWWFAFAGAALTLVLVWRPISQIVSAKPVLDETAEVQSSNEP is encoded by the coding sequence ATGGGTCGTGATTTCCGCTGGCTTCTCGCCTCTTCCTGGACGAGCAACGTCGGCGACGGCGTCGCCCTCGCGGCCGCGCCACTGCTGATCGCGTCGATCACGTCGTCGCCGATCCTGGTGGCATCCGGAGCCATCCTGCAGTTCCTGCCCTGGCTGCTGTTCGGATTGCACGCCGGAGCGATCGCCGACCGCTTCGATCGGCGCCGACTGGTGATGTTCGCCAATGCCGCCCGCGCCGTCGTGCTCGCCGCTCTCTGCGTGTTCCTTGTGACGGGAACGTCGAACATCGGCATCGTGCTCGCGGTGGCCTTCCTCTACGGCACCGCCGAGGTCTTCGTCGACACCGCCGGAAGCACGCTGCTGCCGATGATCGTGCAGCCCGCGGACCTCGGCACCGGGAATGCGCGACTGCAGGCCGGCTACCTTGTCGCGAACCAGTTCGCCGGTCCCCCGCTGGGCGCGTTCCTCTTCGCTGCCGGCACGGCCTGGCCCTTCCTGCTGGAGATCGTCTGCGTCAGCCTCGCCGTCGTGCTGATCTCGCGCATGGCGCGCACCCCCGTTCCGTCGCGGGGCGAGACGGGCGAGCGGACGGCCGTGCACACCGACATCGCTGAGGGCATCCGCTGGCTGTGGCGAAATCCACCCGTACGGATGCTCGTGATCATCATCCTCGCGTTCAACATCACCTGGGCAGCCCCCTGGGGCGTGCTCGTGCTGTATGCGACCGAGCATCTGGACCTCGGCGCTGTCGGCTACGGCATGCTGACGACCGCATCCGCTGCTGGTGGACTGCTCGCGACGTTCAGCTTCGGCTGGCTGGAGCGCCACATCTCCTTCGCCGCACTCATGCGCATCGTGCTCACGATGGAGGTGCTCATGCATCTTGCCTTCGCGCTCACCTCGATCGGCTGGGTCGCGCTCGTGATCATGTTCTTCTTCGGCGCCTACGCGTTCGTATGGGGCACGATCTCGACGACCGTGCGACAGCGGCTCGTGCCCGCCGAACTGCAGGGCCGTGTCGCCTCGGTCAACATGGTGGGCGTCTTCGGCGGCATGGTCATCGGGCAGGCACTCGGTGGTGTGATCGCGGAGACCTGGGGACTGACGGCGCCCTGGTGGTTCGCCTTCGCCGGTGCGGCGCTGACCCTTGTGCTCGTGTGGCGTCCGATCTCGCAGATCGTGAGCGCGAAGCCCGTGCTCGACGAGACGGCTGAGGTTCAGTCGTCGAACGAGCCGTAG
- a CDS encoding TatD family hydrolase, with protein MSQHPETYVRERATEGRKNLLYPSAPAPLAVPVYDNHAHLEITDGDDPLTLAEQLDRAQEAGVIGVVQASGDLESSRWAVAAAESDQRVLAAVAIHPNDAPTYAAAGLLDDAITEIDELAAHPRTRAIGETGLDFFRTGPEGREAQFVSFEAHIALAKKHGIAMQIHDRDAHDDVLKTLVRVGAPETTVFHCFSGDEAMARIAADAGYYLSFAGNVTFKNAQNLRDALAVTPLDRILVETDAPFLTPVPLRGRPNAPYLIPITLRFMAEELGIDVDELGAQVAANTLRVYGSFDD; from the coding sequence ATGAGCCAGCATCCCGAGACCTACGTGCGCGAGCGCGCGACGGAGGGACGAAAGAATCTGCTCTATCCGTCGGCGCCCGCGCCGCTCGCGGTACCGGTCTACGACAACCACGCCCATCTGGAGATCACTGACGGCGACGACCCGCTGACGCTCGCCGAGCAGCTCGACCGCGCGCAGGAGGCCGGTGTGATCGGCGTCGTGCAGGCCTCCGGAGACCTGGAATCCTCGCGCTGGGCGGTCGCCGCAGCCGAGAGCGACCAGCGCGTGCTCGCGGCCGTCGCGATCCATCCGAACGACGCCCCGACGTACGCGGCGGCCGGTCTTCTCGATGACGCGATCACGGAGATCGATGAGCTCGCCGCGCACCCGCGCACGCGTGCGATCGGTGAGACGGGGTTGGATTTCTTCCGCACCGGGCCCGAGGGACGTGAGGCCCAGTTCGTCTCCTTCGAGGCGCACATCGCACTGGCGAAGAAACACGGCATCGCGATGCAGATCCACGACCGCGACGCGCATGATGACGTCCTCAAGACGCTCGTGCGCGTCGGTGCCCCCGAGACGACCGTGTTCCACTGCTTCTCGGGTGATGAAGCGATGGCGCGGATCGCCGCTGACGCGGGCTACTACCTGTCCTTCGCCGGCAACGTCACCTTCAAGAACGCGCAGAACCTGCGCGATGCGCTGGCGGTCACACCGCTCGATCGCATCCTCGTTGAGACGGACGCGCCCTTCCTGACTCCCGTGCCGCTCCGCGGCCGGCCGAACGCGCCCTACCTCATCCCGATCACGCTGCGCTTCATGGCCGAAGAGCTCGGCATCGACGTCGATGAACTGGGCGCGCAGGTCGCCGCGAACACGCTGCGCGTCTACGGCTCGTTCGACGACTGA
- a CDS encoding 4-(cytidine 5'-diphospho)-2-C-methyl-D-erythritol kinase: MRSAAAPASVHVRAPGKINVFLAVGDVHDDGYHSLATVFQAVSLYEDVIATASPDFTVSVSGPDVDPATVPLDDRNLAVRAAKILAMATGYPGGVHLEIRKSVPVAGGMGGGSADAAAALVACDALWGTGLSSQRMHELAARLGADVPFALHGGTAVGTGRGDHLTPALAPGRFDWVLVLSDQGLSTPQIYRQLDEYRLEHGALADDPPESLDVPPAVLQALRSGDARALAEVVFNDLQVAALQDRPDLERVLAAGAEAGALAGLVSGSGPTIALLCASADDARRVQDECEERGLRALHVHSAVPGARIIA, encoded by the coding sequence ATGAGATCTGCGGCCGCTCCGGCGTCGGTGCACGTGCGCGCCCCGGGGAAGATCAACGTCTTCCTCGCGGTCGGCGATGTGCACGACGACGGCTACCACTCGCTCGCGACGGTCTTCCAGGCAGTATCCCTGTACGAGGATGTCATCGCGACCGCGTCGCCAGACTTCACGGTGAGCGTCAGCGGACCGGACGTCGATCCGGCGACCGTGCCGTTGGATGATCGCAACCTCGCGGTGCGCGCGGCCAAGATCCTCGCCATGGCGACGGGATATCCGGGCGGCGTGCATCTCGAGATTCGTAAGAGTGTTCCCGTGGCGGGAGGGATGGGTGGGGGATCCGCGGATGCTGCTGCTGCCCTCGTCGCGTGTGATGCGCTCTGGGGGACGGGCCTCTCTTCGCAGCGGATGCACGAGCTCGCGGCGCGACTGGGAGCGGACGTGCCGTTCGCGCTGCACGGCGGCACCGCCGTCGGGACGGGGCGCGGCGACCACCTCACCCCGGCGCTCGCCCCGGGACGCTTCGACTGGGTGCTTGTGCTGAGCGATCAGGGGCTGTCGACGCCGCAGATCTACCGTCAGCTCGATGAGTACCGTCTCGAGCACGGTGCGCTCGCGGATGATCCGCCAGAGTCTCTGGATGTTCCACCCGCCGTGCTGCAGGCCCTGCGATCCGGTGATGCCCGCGCGCTCGCGGAGGTCGTGTTCAACGACCTGCAGGTGGCGGCGCTGCAGGACCGCCCGGACCTGGAACGTGTGCTCGCCGCAGGAGCGGAAGCCGGCGCGCTGGCGGGACTCGTCTCGGGATCCGGCCCGACGATCGCACTGCTGTGCGCGTCGGCGGATGATGCGCGGCGTGTGCAGGATGAGTGCGAAGAGCGGGGCCTGCGGGCGCTGCACGTCCACAGCGCTGTACCTGGCGCGCGCATCATCGCCTGA